The Propionibacterium freudenreichii subsp. freudenreichii genome contains a region encoding:
- a CDS encoding ComF family protein, protein MNLSHVIAAGQDLLLGSECVACGSPGPVLCAPCDRRLDDGPLVREPDGDDLVDGMVPVWSGSRYDPIAGKLVIAFKDRGAWTLAAPLSRLVSRALAGLLLAGPGGDASPLWGARGPTAGAGGEVPILVPVPADPRRVRARGLDHTTTITRRAAAVCGLEWCKLLRRVSATRDQIGLGSAARRAGQHGTMSIGSPRWCLPRTRGPQLWQARPIVVVDDVVTTGATVREAVRALRAAGARVWGVACAAQTELAGSVPRRVGSPLAPGDQTR, encoded by the coding sequence ATGAACCTTTCGCATGTGATTGCAGCGGGGCAGGACCTGCTCCTCGGCTCGGAGTGCGTGGCCTGCGGATCACCGGGACCGGTGCTGTGTGCCCCGTGCGACCGACGCCTCGACGACGGACCGCTGGTTCGTGAACCCGACGGGGATGACCTGGTCGATGGCATGGTTCCGGTCTGGTCGGGCAGCCGTTACGACCCCATCGCCGGAAAACTGGTGATCGCCTTCAAGGACCGGGGCGCATGGACCCTGGCAGCACCCCTGTCTCGGCTCGTGTCCCGGGCGCTGGCAGGCCTGCTGCTCGCGGGGCCGGGCGGCGACGCATCGCCCCTCTGGGGTGCGAGGGGCCCGACCGCAGGCGCCGGCGGCGAGGTCCCCATCCTGGTTCCGGTGCCGGCCGATCCACGCCGGGTGCGGGCCCGGGGCCTTGACCACACGACGACGATCACCCGCCGCGCGGCGGCCGTCTGCGGGCTGGAATGGTGCAAGCTGCTGCGCAGGGTCAGTGCGACCCGCGATCAGATCGGCCTGGGATCAGCTGCCCGACGAGCAGGCCAGCACGGCACCATGAGCATCGGTTCCCCGCGATGGTGCCTCCCACGAACCCGCGGTCCACAGCTGTGGCAGGCGCGCCCGATCGTCGTCGTCGATGATGTGGTGACCACGGGCGCGACGGTCCGGGAGGCCGTGCGGGCCCTGCGTGCCGCCGGGGCCCGGGTGTGGGGCGTCGCCTGTGCGGCACAGACGGAATTGGCCGGATCCGTGCCCCGCCGTGTCGGGTCACCCCTCGCCCCGGGCGACCAAACCCGCTAG
- a CDS encoding M23 family metallopeptidase, translated as MKQAKTRGAMRRMALPRRAWVGLVACSVALSMMPAVSGADDLEDQQASLQQQIGASDSDVYASDAKLQDAEKTLSASQQQLADAQAGLARAEADRDAAARSDDDAARALKDAEAALVKAQDDAAKARADVDAQKRKVGTDVRHTTQQNSGLVTIGIFVNNLSTGDMSNRIQWTDQAFRAQQYELDRLQDVEQRLEQAEQAMKDAEAAAQRDRQAAADALNSRASTAQAAQDAKAKVDALVSKNAADKSAAEQALADAQARNADLKAQSNAVAQRIKDRNAAAAAAAQAAQQADAAAAQAAAAGNSIATSTSSVLADPVPGAPITDTYHTRINPVLGYTEFHDGLDLGAGCNAPMYAAAAGTVADVLTPGQSGGYGNRLVIDHGLVNGVYLSTGYNHASSYVVSAGQHVDKGQLIGYVGTTGLSTGCHLHFHVYVNGATDDPQNWITVA; from the coding sequence GTGAAGCAGGCGAAGACCCGAGGTGCGATGCGCAGAATGGCCCTGCCCCGTCGGGCATGGGTCGGACTGGTCGCCTGTTCGGTCGCGTTGTCCATGATGCCGGCCGTTTCCGGCGCCGATGACCTCGAGGACCAGCAGGCCAGCCTGCAACAGCAGATCGGTGCGAGCGATTCGGATGTCTATGCCTCCGACGCGAAGCTCCAGGACGCCGAGAAGACCCTGTCAGCCTCCCAGCAGCAGTTGGCGGACGCCCAGGCCGGCCTGGCCAGGGCCGAGGCCGATCGCGATGCCGCGGCACGCAGCGACGACGATGCCGCCCGTGCGTTGAAGGATGCCGAGGCAGCCCTGGTGAAGGCGCAGGATGATGCGGCGAAGGCCCGGGCCGACGTGGATGCGCAGAAGCGCAAGGTCGGCACCGATGTGCGTCACACCACCCAGCAGAACAGTGGCCTGGTCACCATCGGGATCTTCGTCAACAACCTGTCCACCGGTGACATGTCCAACCGCATCCAGTGGACTGACCAGGCATTCCGGGCCCAGCAGTATGAGCTCGATCGCCTCCAGGATGTTGAGCAAAGGCTCGAGCAGGCCGAGCAGGCCATGAAGGACGCCGAGGCAGCGGCCCAGCGGGACCGACAGGCCGCCGCTGACGCCCTGAACAGCAGGGCCAGCACCGCGCAGGCAGCCCAGGACGCCAAGGCAAAGGTCGATGCGCTGGTGAGCAAGAATGCGGCGGACAAGTCGGCGGCCGAGCAGGCACTTGCCGATGCGCAGGCGCGCAACGCCGACCTGAAGGCCCAGTCCAATGCAGTGGCGCAGCGCATCAAGGACCGCAACGCGGCTGCCGCTGCCGCCGCGCAGGCCGCCCAACAGGCGGATGCGGCTGCCGCCCAGGCCGCGGCCGCAGGCAATTCGATCGCGACATCGACCAGCTCCGTACTTGCCGATCCGGTGCCCGGGGCCCCCATCACCGACACCTACCACACGCGCATCAATCCCGTGCTGGGCTACACCGAGTTCCATGATGGGCTCGACCTGGGAGCGGGCTGCAATGCGCCGATGTACGCCGCAGCCGCCGGTACCGTGGCCGATGTGCTCACCCCGGGACAGTCGGGCGGGTACGGAAATCGGCTGGTCATCGACCACGGCCTGGTCAATGGCGTCTACCTGTCCACCGGTTACAACCATGCGTCGAGCTATGTGGTGAGCGCCGGTCAGCACGTCGACAAGGGGCAGCTCATCGGCTACGTGGGCACCACCGGGCTGTCAACCGGCTGCCACCTGCACTTCCATGTGTACGTGAACGGTGCCACGGATGATCCCCAGAACTGGATCACGGTGGCCTGA
- a CDS encoding response regulator transcription factor yields the protein MTDIEVGGPGLVLIVQDDAERADELHDLLSELGFATRWCASASIALKSFHETRPDLVVMEVGLAGRSGLDVCREIRRESDVPIILVSTGSATEDIVEGFRAGADDYIVEPFAGAELLVRVQARMRRRRNGIQARHTVMVDDLEVDVDNRQVRRHREPINVTPTEFKLLVTLVERPGHVFSREELLAEVWGYGHAGDERVVTVHVQRLRAKIEADPDRPRIVTTVRGLGYRLGHTTDVRWIPEPLTV from the coding sequence ATGACGGACATTGAGGTCGGCGGGCCGGGGCTGGTCCTGATCGTCCAGGACGACGCGGAACGCGCCGATGAACTGCATGACCTGCTCTCGGAGCTTGGCTTTGCCACCCGGTGGTGCGCCAGCGCGTCCATCGCCTTGAAGTCGTTCCACGAGACCAGGCCCGACCTCGTGGTCATGGAAGTGGGCCTGGCCGGTCGCAGTGGACTGGATGTCTGCCGTGAGATCAGGCGGGAATCCGATGTGCCCATCATCCTGGTGTCGACCGGCTCGGCCACCGAGGACATCGTGGAGGGATTCCGGGCCGGAGCTGATGACTACATCGTCGAACCGTTCGCGGGTGCGGAACTGCTCGTGCGCGTCCAGGCGCGCATGCGGCGTCGGCGCAATGGGATCCAGGCGCGGCACACGGTGATGGTCGATGACCTCGAGGTCGACGTGGACAACCGGCAGGTGCGCCGTCACCGCGAGCCGATCAACGTGACCCCGACCGAATTCAAGCTGTTGGTCACCCTGGTCGAACGACCCGGACATGTCTTCAGCCGCGAGGAACTCCTCGCGGAGGTCTGGGGATACGGACATGCCGGCGACGAACGCGTGGTCACGGTGCACGTGCAGCGGCTGCGGGCGAAGATCGAGGCGGACCCCGACCGGCCCCGGATCGTGACGACGGTGCGCGGACTGGGCTATCGACTCGGCCACACCACCGATGTGCGCTGGATCCCGGAACCCCTGACGGTGTGA
- the ftsX gene encoding permease-like cell division protein FtsX translates to MRHTLRETWSGLKRNLSMTIAVIVTMWVSLALFGASLMTMAQVNEMKGKWYDKIEISVFLCTADSATESAGGNCEAGQDTTASQRDAIRSRLTANPDVSNIYYETKQEAYDEFQRVYKDNPIKDSLTVDQMQDSFRVKLKDPQNYKGVVAESQGLMGVQAVQDLHSVLDPFFKVLNGLKWGAMGIAGMLLLAAALQIGNTIRMSAYTRRREIGIMRLVGASNGYIMLPFLLEALFAGVAGVVLAGASMSALQYFVIDRVRSQLAIQSLGWITWGDTAVAVVWVAVVGVLLSIIPTFVATRRYLRV, encoded by the coding sequence ATGCGCCACACGCTGCGTGAGACCTGGTCGGGCCTGAAGCGCAATCTGTCGATGACCATTGCCGTCATCGTGACCATGTGGGTGTCGTTGGCCCTGTTCGGCGCCAGCCTCATGACCATGGCCCAGGTCAATGAGATGAAGGGCAAGTGGTACGACAAGATTGAGATCTCGGTCTTCCTGTGCACGGCGGACTCCGCCACCGAATCCGCCGGCGGCAATTGCGAGGCCGGGCAGGACACCACCGCCTCACAGCGCGACGCGATCCGTTCGCGGCTCACCGCCAATCCCGATGTCTCGAATATCTACTACGAGACCAAGCAGGAGGCCTACGACGAATTCCAGCGGGTCTACAAGGACAATCCCATCAAGGATTCCCTGACCGTCGACCAGATGCAGGATTCGTTCCGGGTGAAGCTCAAGGATCCCCAGAACTACAAGGGCGTGGTGGCCGAATCGCAGGGCCTGATGGGCGTGCAGGCGGTGCAGGACCTGCACAGTGTGCTCGACCCCTTCTTCAAGGTCCTCAACGGCCTGAAGTGGGGCGCGATGGGCATTGCGGGGATGCTGCTGTTGGCCGCGGCCCTGCAGATCGGCAATACGATCCGGATGTCCGCCTACACGCGACGCCGTGAGATCGGCATCATGCGGCTGGTGGGCGCGTCCAATGGCTACATCATGCTGCCATTCCTGTTGGAGGCACTCTTCGCCGGCGTCGCGGGCGTGGTGCTCGCCGGAGCCTCGATGTCAGCACTGCAGTACTTCGTGATCGACCGGGTGCGTTCCCAGCTCGCCATCCAGAGCCTGGGCTGGATCACCTGGGGTGACACTGCGGTGGCCGTGGTCTGGGTCGCCGTCGTGGGGGTCCTGTTGTCGATCATTCCCACCTTCGTGGCAACGCGCCGCTATTTGAGAGTGTGA
- the ftsE gene encoding cell division ATP-binding protein FtsE, with protein MITFEDVSKLYPRQTTPALRHVSVDIDKGEFVFLVGVSGSGKSTFLRLILREYRPTTGRVFVAGKDLGRLHNWKVPALRRQIGTVFQDFRLLPGQTVYQNVAFALQVLGRPMREIRQQVPATLELVGLANKGERRPEELSGGEQQRVAIARAVVNNPKILIADEPTGNLDPATSVGIMKLLDRINRRDTTVIMATHDSTIVDQMRRRVIELDKGELVRDQKQGAYGNL; from the coding sequence GTGATTACTTTCGAAGACGTCTCGAAGCTCTACCCGAGGCAGACGACCCCTGCCCTCAGGCATGTCAGCGTCGACATCGACAAGGGTGAGTTCGTCTTCCTCGTCGGGGTTTCCGGCTCGGGCAAATCGACCTTCCTGCGCCTGATCCTTCGTGAATACCGTCCCACCACCGGCCGGGTGTTCGTGGCCGGCAAGGACCTGGGGCGCCTGCACAACTGGAAGGTGCCCGCGCTGCGCCGCCAGATCGGCACCGTCTTCCAGGATTTTCGGCTGCTGCCCGGACAGACCGTCTACCAGAACGTCGCGTTCGCGCTGCAGGTGCTGGGCAGGCCCATGCGTGAGATCCGCCAACAGGTGCCCGCCACCCTGGAGCTCGTGGGCCTGGCCAACAAGGGGGAGCGTCGACCGGAGGAATTGTCCGGTGGCGAGCAGCAGCGCGTCGCCATTGCGCGCGCCGTGGTGAACAATCCCAAGATCCTCATTGCCGACGAGCCCACCGGAAACCTCGATCCGGCCACCAGCGTCGGCATCATGAAGCTGCTCGATCGGATCAATCGTCGTGACACCACGGTGATCATGGCCACCCATGATTCGACCATCGTCGATCAGATGCGGCGTCGCGTCATCGAGCTCGACAAGGGCGAGCTCGTACGCGACCAGAAGCAGGGCGCATACGGGAACCTGTGA
- the prfB gene encoding peptide chain release factor 2, whose product MALDELTEHLSQLNKSLSSIEAVVDVPAKNKQIEELETEASAPDLWNDQEHAQSVTSRLSRLQSSVEKVQTLRSRLDDASTLLELASEESDADTAQEAEKEIATLADEIDTLEVQTLLSGEYDERDALVTIRSEAGGVDAADFAAMLLRMYERWAERHAYSYEVYDISYAEEAGIKSATFTVKSPYAYGTLSVEQGTHRLVRISPFDNQGRRQTSFAGVEVLPVVEETDNIDIPEKDIRVDVFHASGPGGQGVNTTDSAVRITHLPTGIVVTCQNERSQIQNKAAGLRVLQAKLLERARQEREAEMDALKSDGNSWGSQMRSYVLHPYQMVKDLRTGFESGSPDNVFDGDIDGFIERGIRWRRQEEQAA is encoded by the coding sequence GTGGCCCTCGATGAACTAACCGAACACCTTTCCCAGCTCAACAAGTCGCTCAGCTCGATCGAAGCGGTCGTTGACGTGCCTGCCAAGAACAAGCAGATCGAAGAGCTGGAAACCGAAGCGTCGGCTCCCGACCTGTGGAACGACCAGGAGCATGCACAGTCCGTGACGTCCCGATTGTCACGGCTGCAGTCCAGCGTGGAAAAGGTGCAGACCCTGCGTTCGCGCCTCGACGACGCGAGCACGCTGCTCGAGCTCGCCAGTGAGGAGAGCGATGCCGACACGGCCCAGGAGGCCGAGAAGGAAATCGCCACGCTGGCCGATGAGATCGACACCCTTGAGGTGCAGACCCTGCTGTCGGGCGAATACGACGAGCGCGACGCACTGGTGACCATCCGCTCGGAGGCCGGGGGCGTCGATGCCGCCGACTTCGCGGCGATGCTGCTGCGCATGTACGAGCGGTGGGCGGAGCGCCACGCATACAGCTACGAGGTCTACGACATCAGCTACGCCGAGGAGGCCGGCATCAAGTCCGCGACCTTCACGGTGAAGTCGCCCTACGCATACGGCACGTTGTCCGTGGAGCAGGGCACGCACCGCCTGGTGCGCATCAGCCCCTTCGACAACCAGGGACGCCGCCAGACCAGCTTTGCCGGCGTGGAGGTGTTGCCGGTGGTGGAGGAGACCGACAACATCGACATTCCGGAGAAGGACATCCGGGTCGATGTGTTCCACGCCTCCGGCCCCGGTGGCCAGGGCGTCAACACGACCGACTCCGCAGTGCGGATCACCCACCTGCCCACCGGCATTGTCGTCACCTGCCAGAACGAGCGGTCCCAGATCCAGAACAAGGCCGCGGGACTGCGCGTGCTCCAGGCAAAGCTGCTGGAACGTGCCCGCCAGGAGCGCGAGGCCGAGATGGATGCCCTCAAGTCGGACGGGAACTCGTGGGGCAGCCAGATGCGTTCCTATGTGCTGCACCCGTACCAGATGGTCAAGGACCTGCGCACCGGATTCGAGAGCGGCAGCCCCGACAACGTCTTCGATGGTGACATTGATGGCTTCATCGAGCGCGGCATCCGGTGGCGTCGCCAGGAGGAACAGGCAGCCTGA
- a CDS encoding YqgE/AlgH family protein, which translates to MNFSSSPHAGELLVSSEAAGGGFFDQAVIFLLDNDENGAIGVALNKPSTTPVAEVLPAWAGELNPPSVLFAGGPVAPNGAICLAKVMDSGEEPPGWRPVLGDVGLLHLDTPVEIAAGAYSDVRVFAGYSGWDPGQLSDELDRGVWLRAPARDEDVFGAQAEGLWRRVLRRVGGDAGLLSGYADKPALN; encoded by the coding sequence GTGAACTTCTCGTCGTCGCCCCACGCAGGTGAGCTGCTGGTCAGCTCTGAGGCGGCCGGCGGTGGATTCTTCGACCAGGCCGTCATCTTCCTGCTCGACAATGACGAGAACGGTGCCATCGGGGTGGCCCTCAACAAGCCCTCCACCACGCCGGTGGCAGAAGTGCTCCCCGCCTGGGCGGGGGAGCTCAACCCACCATCGGTGCTCTTCGCCGGGGGCCCGGTGGCCCCCAACGGTGCGATCTGCCTGGCCAAGGTGATGGATAGCGGTGAGGAACCCCCCGGATGGCGGCCCGTGCTGGGCGACGTCGGCCTGCTGCACCTGGACACCCCCGTGGAGATCGCCGCCGGCGCCTACAGCGACGTCCGCGTCTTTGCCGGCTACTCCGGCTGGGACCCCGGACAGCTGTCCGATGAGCTTGATCGCGGGGTCTGGCTGCGCGCACCGGCCCGCGATGAGGATGTGTTCGGCGCCCAGGCCGAGGGATTGTGGCGGCGCGTGCTGCGCCGCGTCGGCGGGGATGCCGGCCTGCTGAGCGGCTACGCCGACAAGCCCGCCCTGAATTGA
- a CDS encoding DUF1707 and DUF4870 domain-containing protein, producing the protein MPMPSGSPIPGFTPESFGAAGRDLLDAPITEEQRQRSERYLQDAYAEGRLSHEEFGRRIDKVLRARTRRELNAALEGFVKAGLASQVVGQFGAYPSVVVPREVRRSAGRWAGAAAHWSGAFTWIVGPAAVYALSKPHSYPHREAAKAFNTQIAIAIVSALVVGFSALLGLGWIPFAVWSALALVLIVVSGLNASDGKDSRNVLQRVLPIRVLDEK; encoded by the coding sequence ATGCCGATGCCATCAGGTTCGCCGATCCCCGGATTCACGCCGGAGTCATTCGGCGCTGCGGGCCGAGACCTGCTCGACGCACCCATCACCGAAGAGCAACGTCAACGCAGTGAGCGCTATTTGCAGGACGCCTACGCCGAAGGCCGCCTGTCCCACGAGGAGTTCGGGCGGCGCATCGACAAGGTGCTGCGCGCCCGGACACGCCGGGAGCTCAATGCGGCACTCGAGGGCTTTGTGAAGGCAGGACTCGCCAGCCAGGTGGTCGGTCAGTTCGGGGCCTACCCCTCGGTGGTCGTGCCCCGGGAAGTGCGACGAAGTGCTGGACGCTGGGCCGGGGCCGCCGCCCATTGGTCGGGCGCGTTCACCTGGATCGTTGGCCCCGCGGCCGTCTACGCGCTGTCCAAGCCACACAGCTACCCCCATCGGGAGGCGGCCAAGGCCTTCAACACCCAGATTGCGATTGCCATCGTGTCCGCGCTGGTGGTGGGGTTCAGTGCCCTGCTCGGGCTGGGGTGGATACCCTTTGCCGTCTGGTCCGCATTGGCGCTCGTGCTGATCGTGGTGTCGGGGCTCAATGCCTCGGACGGGAAGGACTCGCGCAATGTCCTGCAACGAGTGCTGCCGATCCGGGTGCTCGACGAGAAGTAG
- a CDS encoding GatB/YqeY domain-containing protein codes for MAALKDQLKKDLVVAMKAHDETAKTTIRMAVAAIMNAEVAGKAHELSDEEELKILTREVHTREESAETYAAAGREELAAKESAEAELLKKYLPEQLDAAQLQQIVDDVVAQASTDGKPTMKQMGQLVRAANEQVKGRAEGKAVADLVRKAITG; via the coding sequence ATGGCAGCGCTCAAGGACCAGCTCAAGAAGGATCTCGTGGTGGCGATGAAGGCCCACGACGAGACGGCCAAGACGACAATCCGGATGGCCGTGGCCGCCATCATGAACGCAGAGGTGGCCGGTAAGGCCCACGAGCTGAGTGACGAGGAAGAGCTCAAGATCCTCACCCGCGAGGTGCACACCCGGGAGGAATCCGCCGAGACCTATGCTGCGGCCGGACGTGAGGAGCTCGCCGCCAAGGAGAGCGCCGAGGCCGAATTGCTCAAGAAGTACCTGCCCGAGCAGTTGGACGCCGCACAGTTGCAGCAGATCGTCGATGACGTGGTGGCGCAGGCATCGACCGACGGCAAGCCGACCATGAAGCAGATGGGCCAGCTGGTGCGGGCGGCCAACGAGCAGGTGAAGGGCCGCGCCGAGGGCAAGGCCGTCGCAGACCTGGTCAGGAAGGCGATCACCGGCTGA
- the smpB gene encoding SsrA-binding protein SmpB yields the protein MPREKGEKMIARNKKALHDYSIGERLEAGIVLTGTEVKSLRDGRASLVDAFATIDDNEVWLRNANIPEYTLGTWRNHSAMRKRKLLLHRQEIKRLERALGDSGGRTLVPLSIYFKDGNAKVEIAVGTGKREWDKRQTIRERDMNREAERDLADRNRRHRH from the coding sequence ATGCCTCGTGAAAAGGGCGAGAAGATGATCGCCCGCAACAAGAAGGCGCTGCATGACTATTCGATCGGCGAGCGCCTCGAAGCGGGCATCGTGCTGACCGGCACCGAAGTGAAGTCCCTGCGTGATGGTCGGGCGTCCCTGGTTGACGCCTTCGCCACCATCGACGACAACGAGGTGTGGCTGCGCAATGCCAACATTCCCGAGTACACCCTGGGGACGTGGCGCAACCACTCGGCGATGCGCAAGCGCAAGCTGCTCCTGCACCGCCAGGAGATCAAGCGCCTCGAGCGCGCCCTGGGCGATTCGGGCGGGCGCACCCTGGTTCCCCTGTCGATCTACTTCAAGGACGGCAACGCCAAGGTGGAGATTGCCGTGGGTACGGGCAAGCGGGAGTGGGACAAGCGCCAAACCATCCGCGAGCGCGACATGAACCGTGAGGCCGAGCGCGACCTGGCCGACCGCAATCGGCGGCACCGCCACTGA
- a CDS encoding DUF2207 domain-containing protein, protein MTAGRPGARQRPPGAAPHRRTGGATRAALMGFLALLMVALGLTAAPQRALAQTSDSFDSWTADYTVGTDGTTHVRETLVYRFASDSARHGMYRTLLTREPDGDNKNQDIVYDVSNVQVSSPDAPASFTQSDEATKGNPRERFVTIKIGDANKRVSSATATYVISYDVKGALRDAQGVEQLYWDAVGDNTPDVNDIRITVAVPGGAQQVQCFSGAVGSDTACTSSSVADQQAVFHQDVKQGSEVMTVGVGIASGLVANGTPRLEPAAKSSAAQAAPWGIATLAAAAIVGAIYLVRFRKNSADERFLGVPPGTVPVDVDAAQVGPASKHDVVPVRFDPPQIPVALGGLLVDGQVDSQEMTATLVDLAVRRAIQLRSTTGRHGSSELFGRLIDADKATTPYEKKLLDALFGSVAVGTEVNLSDPGSMSDASSELAREVAATATSQGLMKRIGQVGTKRSGAVIGSFVVLIGAWFGGSLLSNTAALASNAAGLTALMIIGALVVVGIITLLIRSSIARRGTRTAMGRAYTDQVQGFEEYLKTAEADQLKFEEGQDIFSQYLPWAIAFGIADRWASLCEQLVAQGRLTETAPYWYYGDPCGFRYAYFTSGVLSGVDSGISVPESSGGAGFGSGGSAFGGGGFSGGGGGGGGAGGW, encoded by the coding sequence ATGACTGCTGGTCGCCCGGGGGCGCGCCAACGCCCGCCGGGCGCCGCGCCGCACCGTCGCACCGGTGGCGCCACCCGCGCCGCCCTCATGGGGTTCCTGGCACTGCTGATGGTTGCCCTGGGCCTGACCGCCGCGCCGCAACGGGCACTGGCACAGACCTCGGATTCCTTCGACTCGTGGACGGCCGACTACACGGTCGGAACTGACGGCACCACCCACGTCCGGGAAACCCTCGTCTACCGCTTCGCGAGCGACTCGGCCCGACATGGCATGTACCGCACGCTGCTGACCCGCGAGCCCGACGGCGACAACAAGAACCAGGACATCGTCTACGACGTCAGCAATGTCCAGGTCTCGAGTCCCGATGCACCGGCGAGCTTCACCCAGAGCGATGAGGCCACCAAGGGCAATCCCCGCGAGCGCTTCGTGACGATCAAGATCGGTGATGCGAACAAGCGGGTTTCCAGCGCCACCGCCACCTATGTGATCAGCTACGACGTCAAGGGGGCGCTGCGCGATGCACAGGGCGTGGAACAGCTCTACTGGGATGCGGTGGGGGACAACACCCCGGATGTGAATGACATCAGGATCACTGTTGCGGTGCCCGGTGGCGCCCAGCAGGTCCAGTGCTTCTCGGGCGCCGTCGGGTCGGATACCGCCTGCACCTCGTCATCGGTGGCGGATCAGCAGGCAGTCTTCCACCAGGATGTGAAGCAGGGCAGTGAGGTCATGACGGTCGGCGTGGGCATCGCCAGCGGCCTGGTCGCCAACGGCACGCCCCGGCTGGAACCCGCCGCCAAGAGCTCCGCCGCCCAGGCCGCGCCATGGGGCATTGCCACGTTGGCCGCGGCCGCGATCGTCGGGGCCATCTACCTCGTCCGGTTCCGCAAGAACAGTGCTGACGAACGCTTCCTGGGTGTCCCCCCGGGCACCGTGCCGGTGGATGTGGATGCTGCGCAGGTGGGGCCCGCCTCGAAGCATGACGTGGTGCCCGTGCGCTTCGATCCGCCACAGATCCCGGTCGCGCTCGGCGGCCTGCTCGTGGACGGTCAGGTTGATTCCCAGGAGATGACGGCCACCCTGGTTGACCTGGCGGTGCGTCGGGCCATCCAGCTGCGCTCGACGACGGGCCGGCATGGCTCATCGGAGCTCTTCGGGCGCCTCATCGATGCGGACAAGGCCACCACGCCCTATGAGAAGAAGCTGCTCGATGCTCTGTTCGGTTCCGTTGCCGTGGGCACCGAGGTGAACCTGTCTGATCCCGGTTCCATGTCGGACGCCAGTTCCGAGCTCGCCCGCGAGGTCGCCGCCACGGCAACCAGTCAGGGCCTCATGAAGCGCATCGGACAGGTGGGCACCAAGCGCAGCGGAGCGGTCATCGGCAGCTTCGTGGTGTTGATCGGGGCATGGTTCGGCGGGTCATTGCTCAGCAATACAGCGGCCCTGGCGTCGAATGCCGCCGGGCTGACCGCGCTGATGATCATCGGGGCCCTGGTCGTCGTGGGAATCATCACCCTGCTCATTCGCTCGTCGATCGCACGGCGGGGCACCCGTACCGCCATGGGCCGCGCCTATACAGATCAGGTGCAGGGGTTCGAGGAGTACCTCAAGACCGCCGAGGCCGACCAGCTGAAGTTCGAGGAGGGGCAGGACATCTTCAGCCAGTACCTGCCCTGGGCCATCGCCTTCGGCATCGCCGACCGTTGGGCCAGCCTGTGCGAGCAGTTGGTCGCCCAGGGGCGGCTGACCGAGACGGCGCCCTATTGGTACTACGGCGATCCCTGCGGCTTCCGCTACGCCTACTTCACCAGTGGGGTGCTCAGCGGAGTCGATTCGGGCATCAGCGTGCCGGAGTCCTCCGGGGGAGCCGGCTTCGGCAGCGGTGGCAGCGCCTTCGGTGGCGGCGGCTTCTCCGGTGGTGGTGGTGGCGGCGGTGGCGCCGGCGGTTGGTGA